A single Macaca mulatta isolate MMU2019108-1 chromosome 11, T2T-MMU8v2.0, whole genome shotgun sequence DNA region contains:
- the LOC144332671 gene encoding uncharacterized protein LOC144332671: MAFLARSAGFCRDHRSYSLRWEPGRLRSRLCRSLGRGPGVLRGERGPGVWRAPRAGLGFEHGRAGEERGRRGGAEEPGGLPESERFLPAEAAGPGRDSAGTRPRRRRRRRRSPARPEEAPPPLRECEPGPARAGSSGRWGARGTAAPRRRAVQAAPGARPPGVSSSARGRRSESRPPARAPPPPACDAREQCPPGPCRSPGSSRRRGRAGRSRPGRGRGAGAPREAA, translated from the exons ATGGCCTTCCTGGCCCGTTCGGCTGGGTTCTGCCGTGACCACAGGAG CTACTCCCTGAGGTGGGAACCGGGGCGGCTGCGGTCCCGGCTCTGCCGTTCCTTGGGCCGTGGCCCGGGCGTCCTGAGGGGAGAGCGCGGACCCGGCGTGTGGCGAGCACCGCGTGCGGGGCTGGGCTTCG AACACGGGCGAGCTGGGGAGGAGCGGGGGCGCCGCGGCGGGGCTGAGGAACCAGGCGGGCTGCCTGAGTCGGAGAGGTTTCTTCCGGCGGaggcggcggggccgggccgggaCTCCGCAGGGAcgcgcccccgccgccgccgccgccgccgccgctccccCGCGCGGCCTGAGGAGGCGCCGCCGCCACTGAGGGAATGCGAGCCCGGCCCGGCGCGCGCGGGCAGCAGCGGCCGCTGGGGTGCGCGGGGCACGGCGGCGCCGCGGCGTAGAGCTGTCCAGGCGGCCCCGGGCGCCCGCCCGCCCGGCGTTTCCTCCTCAGCCCGCGGCCGCCGCAGCGAGAGCCGCCCGCCAGCACgtgcgccgccgccgcccgcctgCGACGCCCGGGAGCAATGCCCGCCGGGGCCCTGCCGCTCGCCCGGGTCCAGCAGGCGGCGGGGGCGCGCGGGGCGCAGCCGGCCGGGCCGGGGCCGCGGGGCGGGCGCTCCCCGTGAGGCAGCGTGA